One genomic segment of Papaver somniferum cultivar HN1 unplaced genomic scaffold, ASM357369v1 unplaced-scaffold_6, whole genome shotgun sequence includes these proteins:
- the LOC113343483 gene encoding protein farnesyltransferase/geranylgeranyltransferase type-1 subunit alpha-like — MGFKYSATKRGKVGFVAKNYHAWSHRQAWFFQWVLQALGGWEGELDYCHQLLEDDIFNNSAWNQWTLQRYFVVTRYPLFGGLQTMSIRLSVTGFKLLFLQL; from the exons ATGGGATTCAAATACTCAGCAACCAAGCGAGGGAAGGTGGGATTTGTTGCGAAAAATTATCATGCATGGTCCCACCGACAG GCATGGTTCTTCCAGTGGGTGCTTCAGGCCTTAGGCGGTTGGGAAGGTGAACTTGATTACTGTCACCAGCTTCTTGAAGACGATATTTTTAATAATTCGGCTTGGAATCAG tgGACACTCCAGAGATATTTCGTAGTGACAAGATATCCTCTCTTTGGAGGCCTTCAAACAATGAGCATAAGGTTGTCAGTGACGGGATTCAAGCTCTTATTTTTGCAACTTTAG